In Nonomuraea muscovyensis, one genomic interval encodes:
- a CDS encoding gamma carbonic anhydrase family protein, protein MYIAALDGGASPDIHPEAYIAPGTVVVGNVRVGRASSIWYGSVLRGDDERIEIDEECNVQDLCCLHADPGEPAILESRVSLGHKAMVHGAHVERGALIGIGAIVLGGARIGAGTLVAAGALVGPGKRIPAGVLVAGVPGRIVRELTDDDRASFARTPDTYMAKALRHRQATPLS, encoded by the coding sequence GTGTACATCGCAGCATTGGACGGCGGAGCGTCCCCGGACATCCATCCCGAGGCGTACATAGCGCCCGGCACCGTCGTGGTCGGCAACGTACGGGTGGGCCGGGCGTCGAGCATCTGGTACGGCTCCGTTCTCCGGGGGGACGACGAGCGGATCGAGATCGACGAGGAGTGCAACGTACAGGATCTGTGCTGCCTGCACGCCGACCCCGGCGAGCCGGCGATCCTGGAGTCTCGCGTGAGCCTCGGCCACAAGGCCATGGTGCACGGCGCCCACGTCGAACGTGGCGCGCTGATCGGCATCGGCGCGATCGTGCTCGGCGGCGCGCGCATCGGAGCGGGCACGCTCGTCGCGGCCGGAGCCCTGGTCGGACCCGGCAAGAGGATCCCGGCCGGGGTGCTCGTGGCCGGGGTCCCGGGCAGGATCGTGCGAGAGCTGACCGACGACGACCGCGCCTCCTTCGCCCGTACACCCGACACCTACATGGCCAAGGCACTCCGGCACCGCCAGGCGACACCGTTGTCGTGA
- a CDS encoding metal-sensitive transcriptional regulator, which translates to MHGYTADKQAYLTRLRRIEGQIRGLQRMVDEDAYCIDILTQVSAATRALQAVALGLLEEHISHCVADAINNGGPEAEAKVKEASAAIARLVRS; encoded by the coding sequence ATGCATGGCTACACGGCGGACAAGCAGGCATACCTGACGCGGCTCAGGCGGATCGAGGGCCAGATCAGAGGCCTGCAGCGCATGGTCGACGAGGACGCCTACTGCATCGACATCCTCACCCAGGTGTCCGCTGCGACGCGCGCCCTGCAGGCGGTGGCCCTGGGCCTGCTGGAGGAGCACATCTCGCACTGCGTCGCGGACGCGATCAACAACGGCGGACCCGAGGCGGAGGCGAAGGTCAAGGAGGCCTCGGCCGCGATCGCGCGTCTCGTCCGTTCGTAG
- a CDS encoding glycosyltransferase, with translation MKISLMLSSAYGMRGDVRSTLNLAGALAERHDVEVISIRRHRDKPFFPVAPNVTMRSVIDARPGTRHLLPRGQMRTEVALWRLLRTLRSDVLITTRPSLGVQAARHAPREVLKLAREWSRPAVPAPVRKFYPRLDAVVTAMESTEAEWTGLLDGGPVVRTVPDALPSGPWPRSRMDNRIVAAGGRWVPVKAYDRLIRAFATVADKRPDWRLRLYGGGPEERRLRGLVSELDLHNHVYFMGTTPDLAGEFAKASIVANTSRSGDLGMTVLEAMGCGVPVVAFEGARGPAEFVATGYNGVLVPEVEGDLELLAMALLALIDDERRRRSLAAGALETAVRHSADEVGTQWEKLISELR, from the coding sequence GTGAAGATCAGCCTGATGCTCTCCTCCGCGTACGGCATGCGGGGCGACGTCCGCTCCACGCTCAACCTGGCCGGGGCGCTCGCCGAGCGGCACGACGTCGAGGTGATCAGCATCAGGCGGCACCGGGACAAGCCGTTCTTCCCCGTGGCGCCCAATGTGACCATGCGGTCGGTGATCGACGCCAGGCCCGGCACGCGGCACCTGCTCCCGCGCGGTCAGATGCGCACCGAGGTCGCGCTATGGCGGCTGCTGCGCACGCTCAGGTCCGACGTGCTGATCACGACCAGGCCGTCGCTGGGCGTCCAGGCGGCCAGGCACGCGCCGCGCGAGGTGCTCAAGCTGGCCCGCGAGTGGAGCCGTCCGGCGGTGCCCGCGCCGGTGCGAAAGTTCTATCCCCGGCTCGACGCGGTCGTCACCGCCATGGAGAGCACCGAAGCGGAGTGGACCGGGCTGCTGGACGGCGGGCCGGTCGTGCGCACCGTGCCCGACGCGCTGCCGAGCGGGCCGTGGCCGCGCTCCCGGATGGACAACCGCATCGTCGCGGCGGGCGGCCGGTGGGTGCCCGTCAAGGCGTACGACCGGCTGATCAGGGCGTTCGCCACGGTGGCCGACAAGCGGCCCGACTGGCGGCTGCGCCTGTACGGCGGCGGCCCCGAGGAGCGGCGGCTGCGCGGCCTGGTCAGCGAGCTCGACCTGCACAACCACGTCTACTTCATGGGCACGACGCCCGACCTGGCGGGGGAGTTCGCCAAGGCGTCGATCGTGGCCAACACCTCGCGCAGCGGCGACCTGGGCATGACCGTGCTGGAGGCCATGGGATGCGGGGTGCCGGTGGTGGCGTTCGAGGGGGCGCGGGGGCCGGCGGAGTTCGTGGCGACCGGCTACAACGGGGTGCTAGTGCCCGAGGTCGAGGGCGACCTGGAGCTGCTGGCCATGGCGTTGCTCGCGCTGATCGACGACGAGCGCAGGCGGCGCTCGCTGGCCGCCGGTGCGCTGGAGACGGCCGTCCGGCACTCCGCCGACGAGGTCGGCACGCAGTGGGAGAAGCTGATCTCCGAGCTCCGCTGA
- a CDS encoding (Fe-S)-binding protein has product MLWVAVIGLIMTVSAVAVAGRRTMFLYRLATVGPPAPERVEYARAHAADEVKAQLVEVFGQKKLLKWTPSGVAHFFVMWAFFILLTVYIEAYGAIIQGAITGRPDFHIPLIGQWAVLGFLQDFIAVACLLGLVAFAVIRVRNSPKTLGRKSRFSGSHLSGAWLVLFMIFNIIWTLFLARGAAAANGNLPYSAGAFVSLALGDVLPASHLLEQIALLLHIGFMLVFLVIVVNSKHLHIFTAPLNVLFSRRPDAMGAAPELRVDGKPVDFEDEDLDPERLGRGKIGDTTWKGFLDFYSCTECGRCQSQCPAWNTDKPLSPKMLILDQRDHAFKVAPYLLAGASTEHADTDVLALLEKPLVGEDGVIHPDVLWSCTNCGACVEQCPVDIEHIDHILDMRRYQVMVESSFPSEAGVMVKNLENKGNPWGMSEMKRADWIAELDFEVEVVEDKMPEDAEYLFWVGCAGALEDRAKKTTKAVAELLHIAGVKFAVLGPMEACSGDPARRLGMEYLFNMLAQQNIETLNEAGVKKIVATCPHCFNTLANEYPQLGGTYEVVHHTQLLAKLVDEGKLTPVTPIEEKITYHDPCFLGRHNKVYSQPRDIMSKVPGVQTQEMHRHKDRGFCCGAGGARMWMEERIGKRINTERVDEALTTDPDTVSTACPFCMVMLGDAINEKKNSGEAKESLEVVDVAQLLIKSVKTPS; this is encoded by the coding sequence GTGCTCTGGGTAGCCGTCATCGGACTCATCATGACCGTCTCGGCGGTGGCCGTGGCCGGCCGCCGGACGATGTTCCTCTACAGGCTGGCCACGGTCGGCCCACCCGCCCCCGAGCGCGTCGAGTACGCCAGGGCGCACGCGGCCGACGAGGTCAAGGCGCAGCTCGTCGAGGTGTTCGGCCAGAAGAAGCTGCTCAAGTGGACGCCGTCGGGCGTGGCCCACTTCTTCGTCATGTGGGCGTTCTTCATCCTGCTGACCGTCTACATCGAGGCGTACGGCGCGATCATCCAGGGCGCGATCACCGGCCGGCCGGACTTCCACATCCCGCTGATCGGCCAGTGGGCGGTGCTGGGCTTCCTACAGGACTTCATCGCGGTCGCCTGCCTCCTCGGCCTGGTCGCCTTCGCCGTCATCCGGGTCAGGAACTCGCCGAAGACGCTGGGCCGCAAGTCGCGCTTCTCCGGCTCCCACCTGAGCGGCGCCTGGCTCGTGCTGTTCATGATCTTCAACATCATCTGGACGCTGTTCCTGGCGCGCGGCGCGGCGGCCGCCAACGGCAACCTGCCCTACAGCGCGGGCGCCTTCGTCTCGCTCGCCCTGGGCGACGTCCTGCCTGCAAGCCACCTGCTGGAGCAGATCGCCCTGCTCCTGCACATCGGCTTCATGCTGGTGTTCCTGGTCATCGTGGTGAACTCCAAGCACCTGCACATCTTCACCGCGCCGCTGAACGTGCTCTTCTCGCGCCGCCCCGACGCCATGGGCGCCGCGCCCGAGCTGCGCGTGGACGGCAAGCCGGTCGACTTCGAGGACGAGGACCTCGACCCCGAACGGCTCGGCCGCGGCAAGATCGGCGACACGACGTGGAAGGGCTTCCTCGACTTCTACTCCTGCACCGAGTGCGGCCGCTGCCAGTCGCAGTGCCCCGCGTGGAACACCGACAAGCCCCTGTCGCCGAAGATGCTCATCCTCGACCAGCGCGACCACGCCTTCAAGGTGGCCCCGTACCTGCTGGCCGGCGCCTCCACCGAGCACGCCGACACGGACGTGCTGGCGCTGCTGGAGAAGCCGCTGGTCGGCGAGGACGGCGTCATCCACCCGGACGTCCTGTGGTCGTGCACCAACTGCGGCGCCTGTGTCGAGCAGTGCCCGGTCGACATCGAGCACATCGACCACATCCTCGACATGCGGCGCTACCAGGTGATGGTCGAGTCGTCGTTCCCGTCCGAGGCGGGAGTGATGGTGAAGAACCTGGAGAACAAGGGCAACCCGTGGGGCATGTCCGAGATGAAGCGGGCCGACTGGATCGCCGAGCTCGACTTCGAGGTCGAGGTCGTCGAGGACAAGATGCCCGAGGACGCCGAATACCTCTTCTGGGTCGGCTGCGCGGGAGCCCTGGAGGACCGGGCCAAGAAGACCACCAAGGCCGTCGCCGAGCTGCTGCACATCGCCGGCGTCAAGTTCGCCGTGCTCGGCCCGATGGAGGCGTGCAGCGGTGACCCGGCCCGCCGCCTGGGCATGGAGTACCTGTTCAACATGCTGGCCCAGCAGAACATCGAGACGCTCAACGAGGCCGGCGTCAAGAAGATCGTCGCCACCTGCCCCCACTGCTTCAACACGCTCGCCAACGAGTATCCGCAGCTCGGCGGCACGTACGAGGTCGTGCATCACACGCAGTTGCTGGCCAAGCTGGTCGACGAGGGCAAGCTCACCCCGGTCACCCCGATCGAGGAGAAGATCACCTACCACGACCCGTGCTTCCTCGGCCGCCACAACAAGGTCTACTCCCAGCCGCGCGACATCATGTCGAAGGTGCCGGGCGTGCAGACCCAGGAGATGCACCGCCACAAGGACCGCGGCTTCTGCTGCGGCGCGGGCGGCGCGCGCATGTGGATGGAGGAGCGCATCGGCAAGCGCATCAACACCGAGCGCGTGGACGAGGCGCTGACCACCGACCCCGACACCGTCTCCACCGCCTGCCCGTTCTGCATGGTGATGCTCGGCGACGCCATCAACGAGAAGAAGAACAGCGGCGAGGCCAAGGAGTCTCTGGAGGTCGTGGACGTGGCCCAGCTGTTGATCAAATCGGTCAAAACCCCTTCCTGA
- a CDS encoding TetR/AcrR family transcriptional regulator, which yields MTTGRRPGRRPGSADTRGEILAAARRVFAEKGFDKATVRGIAREARVDPALVHHYFATKENMFAAAMQLPLTPDVVVPTVLDGPREQIGERLVRLILTVTATPETREPMIALIRSAMTHEQAAGIFREFLSNALLLRVSQTLDVPHLRIEAAFAQMFGVLMARYVLRLEPMASADPEELVELLAPTIQRYFTG from the coding sequence GTGACGACCGGGCGACGGCCGGGCCGCAGGCCCGGTTCGGCCGACACGCGCGGCGAGATCCTGGCGGCGGCGCGGCGGGTGTTCGCCGAGAAGGGCTTCGACAAGGCCACGGTGCGCGGCATCGCGCGGGAGGCGCGGGTCGACCCGGCACTCGTGCACCACTACTTCGCGACGAAGGAGAACATGTTCGCGGCGGCGATGCAGTTGCCGCTCACTCCCGACGTGGTCGTGCCCACGGTGCTCGACGGCCCGCGGGAGCAGATCGGGGAGCGGCTGGTCCGGCTGATCCTGACGGTCACCGCCACGCCCGAGACCCGCGAGCCGATGATCGCGCTGATCCGCTCGGCGATGACCCACGAGCAGGCGGCCGGGATCTTCCGGGAGTTCCTCTCCAACGCGCTGCTGCTGCGGGTGAGCCAGACGCTGGACGTGCCGCACCTGCGCATCGAGGCCGCGTTCGCGCAGATGTTCGGCGTGCTGATGGCCCGCTACGTGCTGAGGCTGGAGCCCATGGCCAGCGCCGACCCGGAGGAGCTGGTCGAACTGCTGGCGCCCACGATCCAGCGCTACTTCACGGGGTAG
- a CDS encoding class I SAM-dependent methyltransferase: protein MSVGPMRELARVFDGVADAYDAGRPSYPDELFAALAEVSGVDLAGATAVDVGAGTGILTRALRARGSRVVAVDPSAEMLTRLVSRSGEDDGPAAGTAACPAVRADGNALPLADGVADLVTYAQSWHWLDPVASIAEARRVLRPGGAIAGCWNLTDARQADWLAAYEARLAEECPAYWGQALEEWSVPPIAAAFEVVAERWIPWTRLAGIEEFLLGLRSHSYMAELPPRAADALVDRQRAELRRTFPGGVVSVPMRVYLAVGR from the coding sequence ATGAGCGTGGGGCCGATGCGCGAGCTGGCCCGCGTGTTCGACGGCGTCGCCGACGCCTACGACGCGGGCCGGCCGTCCTATCCCGACGAGCTGTTCGCGGCATTGGCGGAGGTGTCGGGCGTCGACCTGGCCGGCGCGACGGCGGTCGACGTCGGCGCGGGCACGGGCATCCTGACGCGGGCCCTGCGGGCGCGCGGCTCCCGGGTGGTCGCCGTCGATCCGAGCGCGGAGATGCTGACCCGCCTGGTGTCCCGGTCCGGTGAGGACGACGGCCCGGCGGCAGGCACGGCGGCCTGCCCGGCGGTGCGGGCCGACGGCAACGCGCTGCCGCTGGCCGACGGGGTGGCCGACCTGGTGACGTACGCGCAGTCCTGGCACTGGCTCGACCCGGTGGCCTCGATCGCGGAGGCGAGGCGGGTGCTGCGTCCCGGCGGCGCGATCGCCGGCTGCTGGAACCTCACCGACGCCCGGCAGGCCGACTGGCTGGCCGCCTACGAGGCGCGGCTGGCGGAGGAGTGCCCGGCCTACTGGGGGCAGGCGCTGGAGGAGTGGTCGGTGCCGCCCATCGCCGCGGCCTTCGAGGTGGTCGCCGAGCGCTGGATCCCGTGGACCCGGCTGGCCGGCATCGAGGAGTTCCTGCTCGGCCTGCGCTCCCACTCCTACATGGCCGAGCTGCCGCCGCGGGCGGCCGACGCGCTGGTGGACCGGCAGCGGGCGGAGCTGCGCAGGACGTTCCCCGGCGGCGTGGTGTCGGTGCCGATGCGCGTCTACCTCGCGGTGGGGCGGTGA
- a CDS encoding sugar phosphate isomerase/epimerase family protein yields MADVIRVPNAKIALSTASVYPERTPDAFELAARLGYDGVEIMVGADPVSQDIDVIERLSDHYQVPVLAIHAPCLLVTQRVWGRDPWAKLVRARKAAERLGASAVVVHPPFRWQRDYARDFETGLARMREETDIMFAVENMFPLRARNNDVVPYSPDWNPIDFDFPQVTLDLSHTAVSGSDAMEMATKLGDRLAHLHLADGVGVTNKDEHLVPGRGNQPCAQILERLAGSGYTGLVVLEINTRKAASRTERIDDLAEALAFARLHLAASA; encoded by the coding sequence GTGGCTGATGTCATCCGCGTGCCCAATGCGAAGATCGCATTGTCCACCGCCTCGGTATACCCCGAACGCACCCCCGACGCGTTCGAACTGGCCGCCCGCCTGGGCTACGACGGTGTCGAGATCATGGTCGGCGCCGATCCGGTGAGCCAGGACATCGACGTGATCGAACGGCTGTCCGACCACTACCAGGTGCCCGTGCTCGCCATCCACGCGCCGTGTCTCCTGGTCACGCAGCGCGTGTGGGGCCGCGACCCGTGGGCCAAGCTGGTCAGGGCGCGCAAGGCGGCCGAGCGGCTCGGCGCCTCGGCCGTGGTGGTGCACCCGCCGTTCCGCTGGCAGCGCGACTACGCGCGCGACTTCGAGACCGGGCTCGCCCGCATGCGCGAGGAGACCGACATCATGTTCGCGGTGGAGAACATGTTCCCCCTGCGGGCGCGGAACAACGACGTGGTGCCCTACTCTCCCGACTGGAACCCCATCGACTTCGACTTCCCGCAGGTCACCCTCGACCTGTCGCACACCGCCGTGTCCGGCTCCGACGCGATGGAGATGGCGACCAAGCTCGGCGACCGGCTGGCCCACCTCCACCTGGCCGACGGCGTCGGCGTGACCAACAAGGACGAGCACCTCGTTCCCGGCCGCGGCAACCAGCCGTGCGCGCAGATCCTCGAACGGCTGGCCGGCTCCGGCTACACCGGTCTGGTCGTGCTGGAGATCAACACGCGCAAGGCGGCCAGCCGCACCGAGCGGATCGACGACCTGGCCGAGGCGCTCGCGTTCGCCCGGCTGCACCTGGCGGCCTCCGCATGA
- a CDS encoding class I SAM-dependent methyltransferase has translation MPRIAKGAVPSPNIWNTPQVYEVENRAVDPDGAANAAMRALRSWDGATVLDIGCGTGYHLPGLAAEAARVIGVEPHGDLVALARRRCAGLAGVEVHTAVAQDLPLPDASVDVAIARWAYFFGPGCEPGLRELSRVVRRGGAAFVIDLDATRGPFGRWFSRTVPGYDARGVEAFWDRHGWQRRPLDLRMAFERRADLEAVLRIEFAPTVAEQAIAETPGLELAYPNVLRWRHF, from the coding sequence ATGCCCCGGATCGCCAAAGGAGCCGTCCCGAGCCCCAACATCTGGAACACGCCGCAGGTCTACGAGGTGGAGAACCGCGCCGTCGACCCGGACGGCGCGGCGAACGCCGCCATGCGGGCGCTGCGGTCGTGGGACGGCGCCACGGTGCTCGACATCGGCTGCGGCACCGGCTACCACCTGCCCGGCCTCGCCGCCGAGGCGGCCCGGGTGATCGGCGTCGAACCGCACGGCGACCTGGTCGCGCTGGCCCGCCGCCGCTGTGCCGGCCTGGCCGGCGTCGAGGTGCACACCGCCGTCGCGCAGGACCTGCCGCTGCCCGACGCCTCGGTGGACGTGGCGATCGCGCGCTGGGCGTACTTCTTCGGCCCCGGCTGCGAGCCCGGCCTGCGCGAGCTGTCACGGGTGGTGCGGCGGGGCGGCGCGGCCTTCGTCATCGACCTGGACGCGACACGGGGGCCCTTCGGGCGGTGGTTCTCCCGTACGGTGCCCGGCTACGACGCCCGCGGAGTGGAGGCCTTCTGGGACCGGCACGGCTGGCAGCGGCGGCCGCTCGACCTGCGGATGGCGTTCGAGCGGCGGGCCGACCTGGAGGCGGTGCTGCGGATCGAGTTCGCCCCCACGGTGGCCGAGCAGGCGATCGCGGAGACGCCCGGCCTGGAACTGGCCTATCCGAACGTCCTGCGCTGGCGTCACTTCTGA
- a CDS encoding MerR family transcriptional regulator, translated as MRIGELAGRTGVSTRSLRYYEQHGLLTARRGANGYREYTEDDVRLVAEIRSRLSVGFSLEDTRPFVDCLRAGHDTGDACGESVAVYRRKLAEIDDEIRILLARRAEVAARLGASCAGCFFQGER; from the coding sequence ATGCGCATCGGAGAACTGGCCGGGCGTACGGGGGTGAGCACCCGTTCGCTCCGCTACTACGAGCAGCACGGCCTGCTCACCGCCCGGCGCGGGGCCAACGGCTACCGCGAGTACACCGAGGACGACGTCAGGCTGGTGGCCGAGATCCGCTCGCGGCTGTCGGTCGGCTTCTCCCTCGAGGACACCCGGCCGTTCGTCGACTGCCTGCGCGCCGGACACGACACGGGCGACGCCTGCGGCGAGTCCGTCGCCGTCTACCGGCGCAAGCTCGCGGAGATCGACGACGAGATCCGCATCCTGCTCGCCCGCCGCGCCGAGGTCGCGGCCCGGCTCGGCGCATCATGCGCCGGCTGCTTCTTCCAGGGAGAACGATGA
- the trxA gene encoding thioredoxin yields the protein MITLTTDNFDEQVLKSDGPVLVDFWAEWCPPCRMVAPVLEEIEAEHGLAVGKLNTDENPAIMARYGVLSLPTLLLFENGEPVRQVVGARPKRMLVSDLGLA from the coding sequence ATGATCACGCTGACCACGGACAACTTCGACGAGCAGGTGCTGAAGAGCGACGGGCCGGTGCTCGTGGACTTCTGGGCCGAGTGGTGCCCGCCCTGCCGGATGGTCGCCCCGGTGCTGGAGGAGATCGAGGCCGAGCACGGCCTGGCGGTGGGCAAGCTCAACACCGACGAGAACCCCGCGATCATGGCCCGCTACGGCGTGCTGAGCCTGCCGACGCTGCTGCTCTTCGAGAACGGCGAGCCGGTCAGGCAGGTCGTCGGCGCCCGCCCCAAGCGCATGCTCGTCTCCGACCTCGGCCTGGCCTGA
- the radA gene encoding DNA repair protein RadA translates to MAKTAPKPGYRCAECGWRTTKWVGRCGECQAWGTVDEDGARAGVHVVQAGATTAPAMPIGQVKAEVAAARTTGVAELDRVLGGGLVPGAVILLAGEPGIGKSTLLLEAAARMAEGETVLYVTGEESAAQVRLRADRIGAIRDRLYLAAETELSALVTHVDKVQPRLLVVDSVQTIGSAQATGVPGGVTQVREVAANLVRLAKERNMATVLVGHVTKEGSIAGPRTLEHLVDVVLNFEGDRHSRLRMVRAIKNRYGPTDEVGCFDLHERGIEGITDPSGLFVSRRSSPVPGTCVTVTVEGTRPLPAEVQALVARTEAQQPRRTSSGLDTYRVQMILAVLERRLNAKLGGCDVFTATVGGIKLADPAVDLSVMLAVASAAGDKPLPAGLVALGEVGLAGELRPVKDVRRRLSEAARLGFRRALVPAGSLDEGGRKRGGQRSLVPVGPVSFAPGFEVVQAENVWDALTHVT, encoded by the coding sequence ATGGCCAAGACTGCCCCGAAGCCCGGATACCGCTGCGCCGAGTGCGGCTGGCGCACCACCAAGTGGGTGGGCAGGTGCGGCGAGTGCCAGGCGTGGGGCACCGTCGACGAGGACGGCGCCCGCGCCGGTGTGCACGTCGTCCAGGCCGGCGCCACCACCGCGCCCGCGATGCCGATCGGCCAGGTCAAGGCCGAGGTGGCCGCCGCGCGCACCACCGGCGTGGCCGAGCTCGACCGGGTGCTCGGCGGCGGCCTGGTTCCCGGCGCCGTCATCCTGCTGGCGGGCGAGCCCGGCATCGGCAAGTCCACGCTGCTGCTGGAGGCGGCAGCCCGCATGGCCGAGGGCGAGACCGTCCTCTACGTCACGGGAGAGGAGTCGGCCGCGCAGGTCCGGCTGCGCGCCGACCGCATCGGCGCGATCCGCGACCGCCTCTACCTCGCCGCCGAGACCGAGCTGTCGGCCCTGGTCACCCACGTCGACAAGGTGCAGCCCCGGCTGCTCGTCGTCGACTCGGTGCAGACCATCGGCTCCGCGCAGGCGACCGGCGTCCCCGGCGGCGTCACCCAGGTCCGCGAGGTGGCGGCCAACCTCGTGCGCCTGGCCAAGGAGCGCAACATGGCGACGGTGCTCGTCGGCCACGTGACCAAGGAGGGCTCCATCGCCGGGCCGCGCACGCTGGAGCACCTGGTCGACGTGGTGCTCAACTTCGAGGGCGACCGCCACTCCCGGCTGCGGATGGTCCGCGCGATCAAGAACCGCTACGGCCCCACCGACGAGGTCGGCTGCTTCGACCTGCACGAGCGCGGCATCGAGGGCATCACCGACCCGAGCGGGCTGTTCGTCTCGCGGCGCAGCAGCCCGGTCCCCGGCACGTGCGTGACGGTGACCGTCGAGGGCACCCGTCCGCTGCCCGCCGAGGTGCAGGCGCTGGTCGCCCGCACCGAGGCGCAGCAGCCCAGGCGCACCTCCTCCGGGCTCGACACCTACCGGGTGCAGATGATCCTCGCCGTCCTGGAGCGCCGGCTCAACGCCAAGCTCGGCGGCTGCGACGTGTTCACCGCGACCGTGGGCGGCATCAAGCTCGCCGACCCGGCCGTCGACCTCTCGGTCATGCTGGCGGTGGCCAGCGCCGCCGGCGACAAGCCGCTCCCCGCCGGGCTGGTCGCGCTCGGCGAGGTGGGCCTGGCGGGCGAGCTGCGACCGGTCAAGGACGTCCGCCGGCGGCTGAGCGAGGCCGCGCGGCTCGGCTTCCGCCGCGCGCTGGTGCCCGCGGGCTCCCTCGACGAGGGTGGTCGCAAGCGGGGCGGGCAGCGTTCGCTCGTGCCCGTCGGGCCGGTCTCGTTCGCCCCGGGATTCGAGGTGGTGCAGGCGGAGAACGTCTGGGACGCTCTCACACACGTCACATAG
- the disA gene encoding DNA integrity scanning diadenylate cyclase DisA, with protein sequence MPNDRSLDDRRRKALAAVAPGTPLRDGLERILRGQTGGLIVLGYNSLVEQVCSGGFELDVEFSATRLRELAKMDGAIVVSDDHKIVRAAVHLVPDPAIPTDESGTRHRTAQRVARQTGLPIIAISKSMRIIALYLDGIRYVLEESAAILSKANQALATLERYKHRLDEVSGTLSALEIEDLVTVRDVAAVAQRLEMVRRISDEIKGYVVELGTDGRLLSLQLDELVAGVDSERELVVRDYLPSSPGRRTRRLSDAMHDLDRLSGAELLDLSVVAHVLGHDDEIDGAVSPRGFRLLAKVPRLPASVVDRLVNHFGSLQKLLAASIDDLQAVGGVGESRARSVREGLSRLAESSILERYV encoded by the coding sequence GTGCCAAACGACAGGAGTCTCGACGACCGCCGTCGCAAAGCCCTGGCCGCGGTGGCCCCGGGCACGCCGCTGCGCGACGGCCTGGAGCGGATCCTGCGCGGGCAGACCGGCGGCCTGATCGTGCTCGGCTACAACAGCCTCGTCGAGCAGGTGTGCAGCGGCGGGTTCGAGCTCGACGTCGAGTTCTCGGCGACCCGGCTGCGCGAGCTGGCCAAGATGGACGGCGCGATCGTGGTGAGCGACGACCACAAGATCGTGCGCGCCGCCGTGCACCTCGTCCCCGACCCCGCCATCCCCACCGACGAGTCCGGCACCCGCCACCGCACCGCCCAGCGCGTCGCCCGGCAGACCGGCCTGCCGATCATCGCGATCAGCAAGTCGATGCGCATCATCGCCCTCTACCTCGACGGCATCCGCTACGTCCTGGAGGAGTCGGCGGCCATCCTGTCCAAGGCCAACCAGGCCCTGGCCACCCTTGAGCGCTACAAGCACCGCCTCGACGAGGTGTCCGGCACGCTGTCGGCGCTGGAGATCGAGGATCTGGTGACGGTGCGTGACGTCGCGGCCGTCGCCCAGCGCCTGGAGATGGTCCGGCGCATCTCCGACGAGATCAAGGGCTACGTGGTCGAGCTGGGCACCGACGGCCGGCTGCTGTCGCTCCAGCTCGACGAGTTGGTGGCGGGTGTCGACTCCGAGCGCGAGCTGGTCGTGCGCGACTACCTCCCGTCCTCCCCCGGCCGGCGCACCCGCCGCCTGTCGGACGCCATGCACGACCTCGACCGGCTCTCGGGCGCCGAGCTGCTCGACCTGTCGGTCGTCGCGCACGTCCTCGGCCACGACGACGAGATCGACGGCGCGGTCAGCCCGCGCGGCTTCCGTCTTCTGGCCAAGGTGCCCCGCCTGCCGGCCTCGGTCGTCGACCGCCTGGTCAACCACTTCGGCAGCCTGCAGAAGCTCCTGGCCGCCAGCATCGACGATCTGCAGGCGGTGGGCGGCGTCGGCGAGTCGCGCGCCCGCAGCGTCCGCGAGGGCCTGTCCCGCCTCGCCGAGTCCTCCATCCTCGAACGCTACGTCTGA